Proteins encoded in a region of the Flavobacterium sp. PMTSA4 genome:
- a CDS encoding tetratricopeptide repeat-containing sensor histidine kinase gives MKNLLFLIIPFLIIISCSKTGEKSNSLEKDYSEISLNFDKDFEKISDAEKNKFLDSIYYKIKTSTNNKKNRDLLSKVIFKYYFLKDEKGIDNSSNLLIKLSSEEKDSINLGVAFRSRAFYYNKKLNIDSSFYYYVKAEKIYVALKDREIYANVLLNKGSIQYKGGDNLGAELTLTIALSIFKDINDFQKQFETLIALGNVSEELKDFDKAIIYYNKALELSEELEKTDKKHRKSICYNNLGFVYEKNKNFKKAISYFELGLKDKDLKNEFPESYSNLLDNLAFCKLNLNDFEGIENMFIESLKIREDFDYKSNVVLSHNHLSKYYKAIGNIEKSFYHANQALKISKEQKNPFDILPSLQLISEIDIKNSANYNKEYIRISDSLQLAERKSKDRFARIQLETDEIIQEKDKLEDKNRNLLYIFIGAVSLFSLLYFIRVQRARTRELLYKQAQQKANEDIFNLMMSQQAIIDESRTEEKQKLARELHDGVLGRMFGLRLNLDSVNHKNDEESVKKRLHIIEELKNIEQDIREISHDLNREKQVLINNFVSIVTNLLEEQQNSHASKLSYYLDTAINWDKVNSVTKINLYRILQESLQNINKYANATSINVGFVKNEDEIILKITDNGSGFDVNKKSKGIGTQNMIARTKECNGSIDIQSEIGEGTTITITIPINQKEKPQN, from the coding sequence TTGAAAAATTTATTATTTCTTATTATACCTTTTTTAATAATAATTTCTTGTTCAAAAACAGGTGAAAAATCTAATTCTTTAGAAAAAGATTATTCAGAGATAAGTTTGAATTTTGACAAAGATTTTGAAAAAATCTCTGACGCTGAAAAAAATAAATTTCTTGATAGTATTTATTATAAAATTAAGACTAGTACAAATAATAAAAAAAATAGAGATTTATTATCCAAGGTTATTTTTAAATATTATTTTCTTAAAGATGAAAAGGGAATTGACAATTCATCAAACTTATTAATTAAATTATCTTCTGAGGAAAAAGACTCTATAAATCTGGGAGTTGCCTTTCGAAGCAGGGCATTTTATTATAATAAAAAATTAAATATTGACAGTTCCTTTTATTATTACGTAAAAGCTGAGAAAATTTATGTAGCTCTTAAAGATCGTGAAATTTATGCAAATGTTTTACTAAATAAAGGAAGTATTCAATATAAAGGAGGTGATAATCTTGGTGCAGAACTGACTTTGACTATTGCTTTGAGCATTTTTAAAGATATTAATGATTTTCAAAAACAATTTGAAACATTAATAGCATTGGGAAATGTTTCTGAAGAATTAAAAGATTTTGACAAGGCAATAATTTATTATAATAAGGCTTTAGAACTTTCTGAAGAATTAGAGAAAACAGATAAAAAGCATAGGAAATCTATTTGCTACAATAATTTAGGGTTCGTTTACGAAAAGAACAAAAACTTTAAAAAAGCAATTTCTTATTTTGAGTTGGGGTTAAAAGATAAAGACCTTAAAAATGAATTCCCAGAATCTTACTCAAATCTATTAGATAATTTAGCTTTTTGTAAGTTAAATTTAAATGATTTTGAAGGAATTGAAAATATGTTCATTGAATCTTTAAAAATTAGAGAAGATTTTGATTATAAATCGAATGTTGTTTTAAGTCACAATCATCTATCTAAATATTATAAAGCAATTGGAAATATTGAAAAATCTTTTTATCACGCAAATCAAGCGCTCAAAATATCTAAAGAACAAAAGAATCCTTTTGATATATTACCTTCACTTCAATTAATTTCTGAAATTGATATAAAAAACTCTGCAAACTACAATAAAGAATATATTAGAATAAGCGACAGTTTACAATTAGCCGAAAGAAAATCTAAAGATCGTTTCGCTAGAATTCAGCTTGAAACCGACGAAATAATCCAGGAAAAAGACAAATTAGAAGATAAAAACCGAAACTTACTCTATATTTTTATTGGTGCAGTTAGTTTGTTTTCATTGCTTTATTTCATTAGAGTTCAACGTGCCAGAACTAGAGAATTGCTCTATAAACAAGCGCAACAAAAAGCCAATGAGGATATTTTTAACCTTATGATGTCGCAACAAGCTATTATTGACGAAAGTAGAACCGAAGAAAAGCAAAAACTAGCCAGAGAACTTCACGATGGCGTTTTGGGAAGAATGTTTGGCTTACGTTTGAACCTTGATAGTGTTAATCATAAAAATGATGAAGAATCGGTTAAAAAGCGTTTACATATTATTGAAGAATTAAAAAATATTGAGCAAGATATCCGCGAAATTTCACATGACCTAAATAGAGAAAAACAAGTTTTAATTAATAACTTTGTTTCCATTGTAACTAATTTACTGGAAGAACAACAAAATTCCCACGCAAGTAAGCTTTCTTATTATTTGGATACTGCAATAAACTGGGATAAAGTAAATAGTGTTACTAAAATTAATTTGTATCGAATTTTACAAGAAAGTCTTCAAAACATTAACAAATATGCAAATGCTACTTCAATTAATGTTGGTTTTGTTAAAAATGAAGATGAAATAATTTTAAAAATTACAGACAACGGAAGTGGTTTTGATGTAAATAAAAAAAGTAAAGGAATTGGCACTCAAAATATGATAGCAAGAACAAAAGAATGTAACGGAAGTATTGATATTCAATCTGAAATTGGCGAAGGAACCACTATTACCATTACAATTCCGATAAATCAAAAAGAAAAACCCCAAAATTAA
- a CDS encoding response regulator, which yields MENPINVLIVDDHPFIIEAYKNALNKYSLQGHEFIVTQANDCKSGYELIIDKNNNFKLAMFDVSMPEYAEKEIRSGMDLAKLMQNENPECKVMLLTMHVEMDRINTIIKEINPNSLLIKNDINFDELIFALDKTLKDEKYYSETIIKLLGQSKFNPLEFDAMDKRILELMAKEYDTILIARHLPLTAEVIEVRKKRIREVLELPDGTDEELVVEAKNKGILS from the coding sequence ATGGAAAACCCAATCAATGTATTAATTGTAGACGATCATCCGTTTATCATTGAAGCTTATAAAAATGCTTTAAATAAATACAGTCTTCAAGGTCACGAGTTTATTGTAACGCAAGCTAATGACTGTAAATCGGGCTATGAACTAATTATTGACAAGAATAACAACTTCAAATTAGCAATGTTTGATGTTAGTATGCCTGAATATGCAGAAAAAGAAATACGTTCAGGAATGGATTTGGCAAAATTAATGCAAAATGAAAATCCTGAGTGTAAAGTTATGTTACTGACTATGCATGTTGAAATGGATAGAATTAACACCATCATCAAAGAAATTAACCCAAATAGTCTTTTGATTAAAAATGACATCAATTTTGACGAACTTATTTTTGCTTTAGACAAAACGCTGAAAGACGAAAAATATTATAGCGAGACTATTATTAAACTTCTTGGTCAATCAAAATTTAATCCTTTAGAATTTGATGCTATGGATAAAAGAATTTTGGAATTAATGGCTAAAGAATACGATACTATTTTAATAGCCAGACATTTACCTTTAACCGCAGAAGTTATTGAGGTTCGTAAAAAAAGAATTAGAGAAGTTTTAGAACTTCCTGATGGAACCGATGAAGAACTTGTAGTAGAAGCCAAAAACAAAGGAATACTTTCATAA
- the thiL gene encoding thiamine-phosphate kinase, translating to MLEDKNQQRTSLSQLGEFGLIDHLTKNFEVKQPSTLKSIGDDAAVLDFKDKKVVISTDLLIEGVHFDLAYMPLRHLGYKAVVVNLSDIAAMNAKPTQITVSIAVSNRFPLEALEELFDGITLASKAYNIDVIGGDTTSSQKGLIISITAVGEANESDIVYRNGAKQTDLLVVSGDLGSAYMGLQVLEREKQVFQVNPNNQPDLDNYTYLIERQLKPEARTDIRELLEKLEVKPTSMIDISDGLSSEIIHICKQSKVGCNLFEEKLPVDPQLINVCEEFNIDSTTVAINGGEDYELLFTIAIEDYDKIKANPNLTVIGHMTQESEGIHLITRANTKIPLKARGWNALEE from the coding sequence ATGCTAGAAGATAAAAACCAACAAAGAACTTCCTTATCACAATTAGGAGAATTTGGATTGATTGACCATTTGACCAAAAACTTTGAAGTAAAACAACCATCAACTCTTAAAAGTATTGGCGATGATGCTGCCGTTTTAGATTTTAAGGATAAAAAAGTGGTAATTTCTACAGATTTGCTTATTGAAGGTGTCCATTTTGATTTGGCTTACATGCCGTTAAGACATTTAGGATATAAAGCTGTAGTGGTTAATCTTTCAGATATTGCAGCAATGAATGCTAAACCAACTCAAATAACGGTTTCTATTGCGGTTTCTAATCGTTTTCCGTTAGAAGCATTAGAAGAACTGTTTGATGGCATTACGTTGGCTTCAAAAGCGTACAATATTGACGTTATTGGTGGTGACACAACTTCTTCTCAAAAAGGATTGATTATTTCGATAACTGCTGTTGGTGAAGCAAATGAAAGTGATATTGTATACAGAAATGGAGCAAAACAAACCGATTTATTAGTAGTTTCAGGCGATTTAGGTTCGGCTTATATGGGTTTGCAAGTGTTAGAACGAGAAAAACAAGTTTTTCAAGTGAATCCAAATAATCAGCCTGATTTAGATAATTATACTTATTTAATTGAACGTCAACTTAAACCTGAAGCAAGAACCGATATTCGTGAATTATTAGAAAAACTAGAAGTAAAACCAACTTCAATGATTGATATTTCGGATGGTTTATCTTCTGAAATTATTCATATTTGTAAACAAAGTAAAGTTGGGTGCAATTTATTTGAAGAAAAACTACCAGTTGATCCTCAATTAATTAACGTTTGCGAAGAATTTAATATTGATTCTACAACAGTAGCTATTAATGGTGGTGAAGATTATGAATTGTTATTTACAATTGCAATAGAAGATTATGATAAAATAAAAGCTAATCCAAATTTGACCGTTATTGGTCATATGACTCAAGAGAGCGAAGGAATTCATTTGATTACTCGCGCAAATACCAAAATTCCATTAAAAGCTCGAGGTTGGAATGCATTAGAAGAATAA
- a CDS encoding ABC transporter ATP-binding protein: MKLQISNLSKTYSNGVKALDNLNLEIGAGMFGLLGPNGAGKSSLMRTIATLQKPDSGNITFDGINVLDDQIALRKVLGYLPQEFGVYPSMSAEQLLDYFARLKGISSAKDRKAIIKEVLEVTNLYDVRTKNVSGYSGGMKQRFGIAQLLLNNPKLIIVDEPTAGLDPAERSRFLNVLREIGTNHTVIFSTHIVADVKEICTEVAVLNGGKILMHNTPTEAVKTLENQIWTKIITREELENYEKEFNVISSNYNQDNTLNIRVFSNEQPNETFIKTAPQLEDVYFVALKNDL; the protein is encoded by the coding sequence ATGAAACTTCAAATAAGCAACTTGAGCAAAACCTATTCAAACGGTGTAAAAGCATTGGATAATTTAAATTTAGAAATTGGCGCTGGAATGTTTGGCCTTCTTGGTCCAAATGGTGCAGGAAAATCATCATTAATGCGAACTATTGCTACACTACAAAAACCTGATTCTGGTAATATTACTTTTGATGGAATCAATGTTTTAGATGACCAAATTGCTTTGCGAAAAGTTTTGGGTTATTTGCCTCAAGAATTTGGCGTTTATCCAAGTATGTCTGCCGAACAACTTTTGGACTATTTTGCTCGACTAAAAGGAATATCTTCTGCAAAAGATAGAAAAGCAATTATCAAAGAAGTGCTTGAAGTTACTAACTTATATGATGTTAGAACTAAAAACGTAAGCGGTTATTCTGGCGGAATGAAGCAACGCTTTGGAATTGCACAATTGCTTTTAAACAATCCTAAACTAATCATTGTTGATGAACCAACAGCTGGTCTTGATCCTGCAGAACGTTCTCGATTTTTAAATGTTTTACGAGAAATCGGAACGAATCATACAGTAATTTTTTCAACGCATATTGTAGCCGATGTTAAAGAAATTTGTACCGAAGTTGCCGTTTTAAATGGTGGGAAAATATTGATGCACAATACACCAACTGAAGCTGTAAAAACATTGGAAAATCAAATTTGGACAAAAATTATTACTCGTGAAGAATTAGAAAACTATGAAAAAGAATTTAATGTCATTTCTTCAAACTATAATCAAGACAACACATTGAACATTAGAGTTTTTAGTAATGAACAACCTAATGAAACATTTATAAAAACTGCTCCACAACTGGAAGATGTTTATTTTGTTGCATTAAAAAACGACTTATAA
- a CDS encoding ABC transporter permease/M1 family aminopeptidase, with amino-acid sequence MFGTIFTFELKRWFKNPTLYIYAGIFFLLSLFIMASSLGFFDTFKTTTSSKAISNSPIALNSIINELTVFIYFLLPSIIGSSVYRDFKYNMHSILFSYPFTKRDYLFGKFFSSFLVVVFITLFIGLAAYLACFLPGINEDLLGPHKLMAYVETYLIFVIPNLLFYGVIIFSIVTITRNISVGFIAVIVLLFIQGLIGSFTQKADDKYLVSLFDPFGSDALDYYTKYWTMYEKNNYLLPFEGAIVYNRLIWLGVSVLLFVLIYRYFSFTQTALTLGKSKNEERVVKNNFGGITKINLPEVSFDYSLKQNLKTTWSLSNIDFKFIVKNWVFISIMVVGLLFIILTASVAGEIFGTNTYPVTWQMLLIPGNTFGLFINIVTFLFAGMLIHRGATTRMNHLIDSTPVPNWVLLTSKFIALVKMQLVLLMVIMVAGVLYQTYSGFYDFEIGHYLKELLGLKLIHFMIWAFLAILIQTLFKNFMLGFFVLLILSIGLNFLPAIGVEQDVFIYNSDSGFNYSDMNGYGHGLSLYLIYKAYWFLLGITFFCLALLFWTRGIGQSAKARFKDAFKRINSKIVMPLTISFIGFIALGSTIYYQNNVVNKTKSGKEIEKEMVEWEKKYKKYEHKPQPRITDIKVDMDLFPKERNFVANGTYTLKNKTNVTIDTIYINHGEETEVSFNVKTKLVSKDTVFNFDIYRLEKSLATGDSIQMKFRVKNKPNSIFRDNSPVEYNGTFINNSMFPSIGYSDQGELTDDDVRKKYGLKPRDRMPKPTDSIARQNTYISNDADWVTFETTVSTSDDQTAIAPGYLTKKWTKDGRNYFHYKMDRKMLNFYAFNSAKYEVKKDKWNDINIEVYYHKGHEYNLDRMISGVKKSLDYYTKNFSPYQHKQVRIIEFPRTSGSFAQSFANTIPFSEAIGFIAAVDDEDENGVDYPFSVTSHEVAHQWFAHQVIGANVQGATLLSESLSEYSSLKVLEHTYGKTQMRKFLKDALDSYLQGRTFENKKEQPLMYNENQQYIHYNKGSLVLYALSDYIGEKNMNDAIKQYIQKVAFQDAPYTNSLEFVEELDAATPDSLKYIINDMFETITLYDNRVEKATSKKLPNGTYEVKIVFLVSKYKADDNGKRLYKDKNGKTLTFKKKDSKYTIESFPLEDYIEIGVFSEQTVKGKKKDKELYLKKVKVDKINNSITVIVKEKPLEVGVDPYNKLIDTQSDDNRLKI; translated from the coding sequence ATGTTTGGAACCATTTTCACCTTCGAACTAAAAAGATGGTTTAAGAATCCAACATTATACATATATGCTGGGATTTTCTTTTTACTTTCTTTGTTTATCATGGCAAGTAGTTTGGGCTTTTTTGATACTTTTAAAACTACCACATCTTCTAAAGCAATTTCAAATTCGCCAATTGCTTTAAACTCGATAATAAACGAGTTAACAGTTTTTATTTATTTTTTGTTGCCTTCAATAATTGGCTCTTCTGTTTATAGAGATTTTAAATACAATATGCATTCTATTTTATTTTCCTATCCGTTTACCAAACGTGATTATCTTTTTGGGAAATTCTTCAGTTCGTTTTTAGTAGTTGTATTTATTACGCTTTTTATTGGTTTAGCTGCCTATTTAGCTTGTTTTCTGCCAGGAATTAACGAAGATTTACTTGGTCCGCATAAATTGATGGCTTATGTTGAAACTTATTTGATTTTTGTTATTCCAAATTTGTTGTTTTATGGTGTAATTATTTTTTCAATTGTAACTATTACAAGAAATATTTCTGTAGGTTTTATTGCAGTAATTGTATTGCTTTTTATTCAAGGATTAATTGGAAGTTTCACTCAAAAAGCAGACGATAAATATTTAGTTTCACTTTTTGATCCATTTGGTTCTGATGCTTTGGATTATTACACCAAATACTGGACAATGTATGAAAAGAACAATTATTTGCTTCCATTTGAAGGTGCAATTGTTTATAACCGATTGATTTGGCTTGGTGTTTCTGTTTTACTTTTTGTATTGATTTATCGCTATTTTTCATTTACGCAAACTGCTTTAACTTTAGGAAAAAGTAAAAATGAAGAACGCGTTGTAAAAAATAATTTTGGTGGAATTACAAAAATAAATTTACCCGAAGTATCTTTCGATTATTCATTAAAACAGAATCTAAAAACTACTTGGAGTTTATCAAATATAGACTTCAAGTTTATTGTGAAAAACTGGGTTTTTATAAGCATTATGGTTGTTGGTTTACTCTTTATAATACTAACAGCTTCTGTTGCAGGAGAAATTTTCGGGACTAATACTTATCCTGTTACTTGGCAAATGCTTTTAATTCCAGGAAATACTTTCGGGCTTTTTATTAATATAGTAACTTTTCTTTTTGCAGGAATGCTGATTCATCGTGGTGCAACAACAAGAATGAACCATTTAATCGATTCAACTCCAGTTCCAAATTGGGTTTTATTGACTTCAAAATTTATTGCTTTGGTAAAAATGCAGTTAGTTTTATTGATGGTAATAATGGTTGCAGGTGTTTTATATCAAACTTACTCTGGATTTTATGATTTTGAAATTGGCCATTATCTCAAAGAATTATTAGGATTAAAATTAATTCACTTTATGATTTGGGCGTTTTTGGCAATTTTAATTCAAACTCTTTTCAAAAACTTCATGTTAGGATTTTTTGTGTTGCTGATTTTATCTATTGGCCTAAATTTCCTTCCTGCAATTGGTGTTGAGCAAGATGTTTTTATTTATAACAGCGATTCAGGCTTTAATTATTCAGACATGAATGGATATGGACATGGTTTGAGTCTATATTTAATTTATAAAGCTTACTGGTTCTTACTTGGAATAACCTTTTTCTGTTTGGCTTTATTGTTTTGGACAAGAGGAATTGGTCAATCTGCAAAAGCACGTTTCAAAGACGCTTTCAAAAGAATTAATTCAAAAATTGTTATGCCATTAACAATATCTTTTATTGGTTTTATAGCACTTGGAAGTACCATTTACTATCAAAACAATGTAGTAAACAAAACCAAATCGGGAAAAGAAATTGAAAAAGAAATGGTTGAATGGGAAAAGAAATATAAAAAATACGAACACAAACCTCAACCTAGAATTACCGACATTAAAGTTGATATGGATTTGTTTCCAAAAGAGCGAAACTTTGTTGCTAATGGAACATATACTTTAAAAAACAAAACTAATGTTACGATTGATACTATTTATATTAATCATGGCGAGGAAACCGAAGTATCATTTAATGTAAAAACAAAATTAGTTTCAAAAGACACTGTTTTTAATTTTGACATTTATCGATTGGAAAAATCATTAGCTACTGGAGATTCAATTCAGATGAAATTTAGAGTTAAAAACAAACCAAATAGCATTTTCAGAGATAATTCTCCTGTAGAATACAACGGAACATTTATTAATAATTCTATGTTTCCAAGTATTGGTTATTCTGATCAAGGTGAATTGACCGATGATGATGTTCGAAAAAAATACGGTTTAAAACCACGCGACAGAATGCCAAAACCAACAGATTCTATCGCACGTCAAAACACATATATAAGTAATGATGCCGATTGGGTAACTTTTGAAACAACCGTTAGTACTTCAGATGACCAAACTGCTATTGCTCCAGGTTATTTAACAAAAAAATGGACAAAAGACGGCAGAAATTATTTTCATTATAAAATGGATAGAAAAATGTTGAATTTCTATGCTTTTAATTCAGCAAAATATGAAGTTAAAAAGGACAAATGGAACGACATTAATATTGAAGTTTATTATCATAAAGGTCACGAGTATAATTTAGACCGAATGATATCGGGTGTGAAAAAATCATTAGATTATTATACCAAAAACTTTAGTCCATACCAACATAAACAAGTTCGTATTATTGAGTTTCCAAGAACTAGCGGAAGTTTTGCCCAATCATTTGCCAACACCATTCCTTTTTCGGAAGCGATTGGATTTATTGCTGCTGTTGATGATGAAGATGAAAATGGTGTTGATTATCCTTTTTCTGTAACTTCTCATGAAGTTGCGCATCAATGGTTTGCTCATCAGGTTATTGGTGCAAATGTTCAAGGCGCAACATTACTTTCTGAAAGTTTATCAGAGTATAGTTCGCTAAAAGTATTAGAGCATACCTATGGAAAAACACAAATGCGTAAATTTTTGAAAGATGCTTTGGATAGTTATTTACAAGGACGAACTTTTGAAAACAAAAAAGAACAACCGTTGATGTATAATGAAAATCAACAGTATATTCATTACAATAAAGGTTCTTTGGTTCTTTATGCTTTAAGCGATTATATTGGCGAAAAAAACATGAATGATGCAATTAAACAATACATTCAAAAAGTAGCATTTCAAGACGCACCTTATACTAATTCACTTGAATTTGTGGAAGAATTGGATGCTGCAACTCCAGACAGTTTGAAATATATTATCAACGATATGTTTGAAACTATAACTCTTTATGATAATAGAGTTGAAAAAGCAACTTCTAAAAAGCTTCCAAACGGAACATATGAAGTAAAAATTGTCTTTTTAGTTTCAAAATACAAAGCCGATGATAACGGAAAACGTTTGTATAAAGACAAAAACGGCAAAACCTTAACTTTTAAAAAGAAAGACAGTAAATATACTATCGAGTCATTTCCTTTAGAAGATTATATTGAAATTGGTGTTTTCTCAGAGCAAACTGTAAAAGGAAAGAAGAAAGACAAAGAACTCTACTTGAAAAAAGTAAAAGTTGATAAAATCAACAATTCTATCACAGTTATTGTAAAAGAAAAACCTTTAGAAGTTGGTGTTGATCCGTATAACAAATTGATAGACACACAATCGGATGATAATCGATTAAAAATTTAA
- the lepA gene encoding translation elongation factor 4, with amino-acid sequence MKNIRNFCIIAHIDHGKSTLADRLLGATQTVTAREEKAQLLDNMDLERERGITIKSHAIQMEYMYKGEKYILNLIDTPGHVDFSYEVSRSIAACEGALLIVDAAQSIQAQTISNLYLALENDLEIIPVLNKVDLPSANPEEVSDDIIDLLGCKLEDIIHASGKTGFGVDKILEAIIEKVPAPKGSVDEPLQALIFDSHYNPFRGIEVIFRVKNGEIRKGQKIKFMATGNEYFADEVGTLKLNQVPKDKISTGDVGYLISGIKEAKEVKVGDTITDAKTPTTNMITGFENVKPMVFAGIYPVDTEDFEDLRASMEKLQLNDASLVFAAESSAALGFGFRCGFLGMLHLEIIQERLEREFDMTVITTVPNVSYLAYTKKEPDTAIVVNNPSDLPEPSKLDRVEEPYIKATIITKSDFVGNVMSLCIEKRGIITNQTYLTTERVELNFDMPLAEIVFDFYDRLKTVSKGYASFDYSPIGMRQSRLVKLDVLLNAQSVDALSALIHEDNAYNIGKKMCEKLRELIPRQQFDIPIQAAIGAKIIARETIKALRKDVTAKCYGGDISRKRKLLEKQKKGKKRMRQVGNVEIPQEAFMAVLKLND; translated from the coding sequence ATGAAAAACATTAGAAATTTTTGCATCATTGCACATATTGACCACGGGAAAAGTACGTTGGCTGACAGATTGTTAGGCGCAACACAAACCGTGACTGCACGCGAAGAAAAAGCACAGCTTTTAGACAATATGGATTTGGAACGTGAACGTGGAATTACCATAAAAAGTCATGCGATTCAAATGGAATATATGTATAAAGGCGAAAAATATATTTTAAACTTAATCGATACTCCAGGACACGTAGATTTTTCATATGAAGTTTCTCGTTCTATCGCTGCTTGCGAAGGTGCTTTGCTTATTGTTGACGCAGCTCAGAGTATTCAAGCACAAACGATTTCCAATCTGTATCTAGCTTTAGAAAATGATTTAGAAATTATTCCAGTTTTAAATAAAGTTGATTTACCAAGTGCAAATCCTGAAGAAGTAAGTGATGATATTATTGATTTGTTAGGTTGTAAATTAGAAGATATTATTCATGCATCGGGTAAAACTGGTTTTGGTGTTGATAAAATTCTAGAAGCAATCATTGAAAAAGTTCCAGCTCCAAAAGGAAGTGTTGATGAACCTTTACAAGCATTGATTTTTGACTCACATTATAATCCATTTCGTGGAATTGAAGTTATTTTTAGAGTAAAAAATGGAGAAATCCGCAAAGGACAAAAAATAAAGTTCATGGCTACGGGCAATGAATATTTTGCTGATGAAGTTGGAACATTAAAACTAAACCAAGTTCCAAAAGATAAAATTTCTACTGGCGATGTTGGTTATTTGATTTCTGGAATTAAAGAAGCCAAAGAAGTAAAAGTTGGTGATACTATTACCGATGCCAAAACACCAACAACCAATATGATTACTGGTTTTGAAAACGTAAAACCAATGGTTTTCGCTGGAATTTATCCTGTAGATACCGAAGATTTTGAAGATTTACGTGCTTCAATGGAAAAACTACAATTAAATGATGCTTCATTAGTTTTTGCTGCAGAAAGTTCTGCTGCATTAGGTTTTGGATTCCGTTGTGGTTTCTTAGGAATGTTACATCTTGAAATTATTCAAGAACGACTGGAACGTGAGTTTGACATGACGGTTATTACAACAGTTCCAAACGTTTCTTATTTGGCTTATACCAAAAAAGAACCCGATACTGCAATTGTAGTTAACAATCCATCTGATTTACCAGAACCTTCAAAATTGGACAGAGTTGAAGAACCATATATCAAAGCAACCATCATTACCAAATCAGATTTTGTGGGTAATGTAATGAGTTTATGTATTGAAAAACGTGGAATTATAACCAATCAAACCTATTTAACAACCGAAAGAGTTGAATTAAATTTTGATATGCCATTGGCTGAAATTGTTTTCGATTTTTACGATAGATTGAAAACTGTTTCTAAAGGTTATGCTTCTTTTGACTATTCCCCAATTGGAATGCGTCAGTCTAGATTAGTAAAATTAGACGTTTTATTGAATGCACAATCGGTTGATGCACTTTCTGCCTTAATTCACGAAGATAATGCCTATAACATTGGTAAAAAAATGTGTGAAAAACTGCGAGAATTGATACCAAGACAACAATTTGATATTCCTATTCAAGCAGCAATTGGAGCAAAAATTATTGCTCGTGAAACTATAAAAGCGTTACGTAAAGACGTTACTGCTAAATGTTACGGTGGAGATATTTCTCGTAAACGTAAATTACTTGAAAAACAGAAAAAAGGTAAAAAGAGAATGCGTCAAGTTGGAAATGTTGAAATTCCACAAGAAGCATTTATGGCTGTTTTGAAATTAAATGATTAA